The Palleronia sp. THAF1 genome window below encodes:
- the zapE gene encoding cell division protein ZapE, translating into MMRFEDIYAEEIAAGQIEADPAQEVMLPEFTRLADALAEKPKRGFFRSKPEAPKGLYLWGGVGRGKSMLMDLFHKHVTVEGGQRRVHFHAFMQDVHKGIAAARKKGVSDPIQTVGEDIADGLRLLCLDEMQIGDITDAMIVGRLFERLFAGNVAIVTTSNRPPDDLYKDGLQRDRFVPFIDLLKKRMEVVHLTSPRDWRQDRIAEAETYFTPANADAHAEMDVLWDKLTGGAAPETLSFEVSGRTVEIDRYSNGVARAGFWELCGKPLGAADYLALAERIRVLMLEDVPRLSGDNYNEAKRFVTLIDALYEARNRLVMSAADVPESLYAEGTGSFEFERTASRLREMQSEGWGS; encoded by the coding sequence CTGATGCGCTTCGAAGATATATACGCCGAAGAGATCGCAGCGGGTCAGATTGAAGCCGACCCCGCGCAGGAAGTCATGCTGCCGGAGTTCACGCGGCTGGCCGATGCACTGGCAGAAAAGCCGAAGCGCGGGTTCTTCCGTAGCAAGCCGGAAGCGCCGAAGGGATTGTACCTTTGGGGCGGCGTCGGGCGGGGCAAGTCGATGCTGATGGACCTGTTCCACAAGCACGTCACGGTTGAAGGCGGGCAGCGTCGGGTGCATTTCCACGCCTTCATGCAGGACGTGCACAAGGGGATTGCCGCCGCGCGCAAGAAAGGCGTCAGCGATCCGATTCAGACGGTGGGTGAAGATATCGCCGACGGTCTGCGCCTGCTGTGTTTGGATGAAATGCAGATCGGAGACATCACCGACGCCATGATCGTGGGCCGTTTGTTCGAACGGCTGTTCGCCGGGAATGTGGCCATCGTCACCACGTCGAACCGGCCCCCGGACGATCTGTACAAGGACGGCCTGCAACGCGACCGTTTCGTGCCCTTCATCGATCTGCTTAAGAAACGGATGGAGGTGGTGCACCTGACCTCTCCCCGCGACTGGCGGCAGGATCGGATCGCAGAGGCGGAAACCTACTTCACCCCAGCCAACGCCGACGCCCACGCCGAGATGGACGTGCTGTGGGACAAGTTGACCGGCGGCGCGGCGCCGGAAACGCTGTCCTTTGAAGTCTCGGGTCGGACCGTCGAAATCGACCGCTATTCCAATGGCGTCGCGCGTGCGGGGTTTTGGGAGTTATGCGGCAAGCCGCTGGGCGCTGCCGACTACCTGGCGCTGGCCGAGCGTATCCGGGTGCTGATGCTGGAGGACGTACCGCGCCTGTCGGGCGACAACTACAACGAAGCAAAGCGCTTCGTCACCCTGATCGACGCGCTCTACGAGGCCCGCAACCGTTTGGTCATGTCCGCCGCCGACGTGCCGGAATCGCTTTATGCCGAGGGCACCGGTAGCTTCGAATTCGAACGCACCGCCTCACGCCTGCGCGAGATGCAATCGGAAGGATGGGGAAGCTGA
- a CDS encoding precorrin-8X methylmutase codes for MPYDYEKNGAAIYKQSFAMIRAEADLARFDKDAEQVVVRMIHAAGLVGLEEHVRISDGFVPAARAALEAGAPILCDARMVSEGVTRFRLPAENAVICTLNDPRVPEMAKEAGNTRSAIALELWRPHLAGAVVAIGNAPTALFHLLNMLEDSDCPRPAAIIGCPVGFVGARESKDALWADQPVPSLIVEGRLGGSAITVAAVNAIASRAE; via the coding sequence ATGCCCTATGATTACGAGAAGAACGGCGCTGCGATCTACAAGCAGTCCTTCGCCATGATCCGTGCGGAAGCGGACCTGGCGCGCTTCGACAAGGACGCCGAGCAGGTCGTCGTGAGGATGATCCATGCCGCAGGCCTCGTCGGGTTGGAAGAACACGTGCGCATCTCTGACGGGTTCGTCCCCGCAGCCCGCGCCGCACTTGAGGCTGGTGCCCCGATCCTGTGCGATGCGCGTATGGTCAGCGAAGGCGTCACACGCTTTCGCCTGCCCGCAGAGAACGCCGTGATCTGCACCCTCAATGACCCCCGCGTGCCCGAAATGGCGAAAGAGGCCGGTAACACCCGGTCCGCGATCGCGCTGGAGCTGTGGCGGCCGCATCTGGCAGGCGCGGTGGTGGCCATCGGCAACGCGCCGACTGCGCTGTTCCACTTGCTGAACATGCTGGAAGATTCCGATTGCCCACGTCCCGCCGCGATTATCGGCTGCCCCGTCGGTTTCGTCGGCGCGCGCGAGTCGAAGGACGCACTTTGGGCTGACCAGCCGGTGCCGTCGCTGATCGTGGAAGGCCGGTTAGGCGGCAGCGCGATCACCGTCGCCGCCGTCAACGCCATCGCGAGCCGTGCCGAATGA
- a CDS encoding precorrin-2 C(20)-methyltransferase, translating to MTGRLIGVGLGPGDPELMSVRADRLVRRAATVAYFRKAGRAGRARTLIDGLLRDDVEEIAMEYPITTEIAVEDPAYNAALSAFYEEVAADLRARIEDGEEIMVPCEGDPFFYGSFMHLYTRLKDHVPVDVVPGITGMSAAWTASGAPITWGDDVLSVVMATLPEDALARTFAETDALVVMKIGRNMDKVRRALRQAGKFDRAWLVECAAMAEQCVMPLAEAEGRRVPYFSIVLVHGQGRRP from the coding sequence ATGACAGGCCGTCTGATCGGTGTCGGCCTTGGCCCCGGAGACCCGGAGCTGATGAGCGTCCGTGCCGACCGCCTTGTGCGCAGGGCAGCAACGGTCGCCTACTTTCGCAAGGCGGGTCGGGCAGGACGGGCGCGCACGCTGATCGACGGGCTGCTACGCGATGACGTCGAAGAGATCGCTATGGAATATCCCATCACAACCGAAATCGCGGTGGAAGACCCCGCCTACAACGCCGCACTATCTGCTTTCTACGAAGAGGTCGCAGCCGACCTGCGCGCGCGGATCGAGGATGGCGAAGAGATCATGGTGCCGTGTGAGGGCGACCCGTTCTTCTATGGCTCTTTCATGCACCTCTACACCCGGCTGAAGGACCACGTGCCCGTCGATGTCGTGCCCGGTATCACGGGCATGTCGGCGGCGTGGACAGCATCGGGCGCTCCGATCACTTGGGGCGACGACGTGCTGTCGGTGGTGATGGCGACGCTGCCCGAGGACGCTTTGGCCCGCACCTTCGCAGAGACCGACGCGCTGGTGGTGATGAAGATCGGGCGCAACATGGACAAGGTGCGCCGCGCGTTGCGCCAAGCGGGCAAGTTCGACCGCGCATGGCTGGTGGAATGTGCGGCGATGGCCGAGCAATGCGTGATGCCGCTGGCCGAAGCGGAAGGCCGCCGCGTCCCGTATTTCTCTATCGTGCTCGTCCACGGACAGGGCCGCCGTCCGTGA
- a CDS encoding cobalamin biosynthesis protein CobG — protein sequence MRSGDGLVVRVRPRLARLSREQAVGLADLAGLHGSGIVELTRRGNVQLRGVSEATLTPLQKGLALLGLLDTDPGTETKRNILTTPFSAAEDMSERIGTTIEARLGELPELPAKFGFIVDCGETPVLAGDPGDIRIERAPGGVVVRPDGGSGTVTAENAAPDAVIALAHWFARHRTPDQRRMRDIAAGEAAPIIPAGERPTPGQSRFGPMVGVAFGQMDATLFAAAARALDSLRITPWRMLILEGATAIPDGFITAPDPILSVDACPGAPFCAEATVETRDIARLIAGRADSIHVSGCAKGCARSASSAVTLVGRDGRFDLVKEGCAGDTPCATGIAPEDVPDAL from the coding sequence ATGCGATCCGGCGATGGGCTGGTGGTCCGCGTGCGGCCCCGGCTGGCACGGTTGTCGCGTGAGCAGGCGGTCGGGCTGGCCGATCTGGCGGGGCTTCACGGGTCAGGCATCGTCGAGCTGACCCGGCGCGGGAATGTGCAGCTTCGGGGCGTATCAGAGGCCACGTTGACGCCGTTGCAGAAAGGTCTGGCGTTGCTGGGTCTGCTGGACACCGATCCCGGAACCGAGACGAAGCGCAATATCCTGACGACCCCGTTCAGCGCCGCCGAAGATATGAGCGAACGCATCGGGACGACTATCGAGGCTCGGCTCGGTGAGCTGCCGGAATTGCCGGCCAAGTTCGGGTTCATTGTGGATTGTGGAGAGACGCCCGTGTTGGCGGGCGATCCGGGCGATATCCGGATAGAGCGTGCTCCCGGCGGAGTCGTGGTTCGGCCCGACGGAGGCAGCGGCACGGTCACGGCCGAAAACGCAGCACCTGACGCTGTGATCGCCCTAGCGCATTGGTTCGCGCGTCACCGTACGCCGGACCAGAGGCGGATGAGAGACATCGCGGCGGGCGAGGCTGCGCCCATCATACCTGCCGGTGAACGGCCAACGCCCGGGCAGTCTCGCTTCGGACCCATGGTCGGCGTCGCCTTCGGCCAGATGGACGCCACCCTGTTCGCCGCTGCCGCGCGTGCGTTAGACAGCCTGCGCATCACGCCGTGGCGTATGTTGATCCTGGAAGGCGCAACCGCGATCCCGGACGGCTTTATCACCGCGCCCGACCCTATCCTGAGCGTCGACGCCTGCCCCGGCGCGCCGTTCTGTGCCGAAGCCACGGTGGAAACGCGGGACATTGCCCGTCTGATCGCGGGGCGCGCCGACAGCATCCACGTCTCTGGCTGCGCCAAGGGATGCGCGCGCTCGGCCTCGTCGGCCGTTACGCTGGTGGGCCGCGATGGCCGGTTCGACCTTGTCAAAGAGGGCTGCGCGGGCGACACGCCCTGCGCGACCGGGATCGCACCAGAGGATGTTCCAGATGCCCTATGA
- the cobJ gene encoding precorrin-3B C(17)-methyltransferase, producing MIGWVRIVGLGPGDEALWTRQVSDTLAQATDVVGYIPYVNRVADRDGLVKHASDNRLEVDRAQQALTMATEGRRVAVVSSGDPGVFAMASAVFEAVEAGPPEWRALDIQVQPGITAMLAASAACGAPLGHDFCAINLSDNLKPWEVIERRLHLAAEADFAMAFYNPRSASRPEGFARALTVLNEACGDNRPMIFARNVSLPDQTIRIVPLPDTTPDMADMRTVVLLGSSRTRIIERDGAPIVYTPRSI from the coding sequence GTGATCGGTTGGGTGCGCATCGTAGGCCTTGGGCCGGGGGATGAGGCCCTGTGGACGCGACAGGTCAGCGACACGCTGGCGCAGGCGACCGATGTCGTGGGCTACATCCCTTACGTGAACCGCGTGGCGGATCGCGACGGGTTGGTGAAACACGCAAGCGACAACCGGCTAGAGGTCGACCGTGCGCAACAAGCCCTGACCATGGCCACCGAAGGGCGGCGCGTTGCCGTCGTCTCATCCGGCGATCCCGGTGTCTTCGCCATGGCCAGCGCGGTGTTCGAAGCGGTGGAGGCCGGGCCACCCGAGTGGCGCGCGCTCGATATCCAGGTGCAGCCCGGCATAACCGCGATGCTCGCAGCCTCCGCCGCTTGCGGAGCGCCGCTGGGCCACGACTTCTGCGCCATCAACCTAAGCGACAACCTTAAGCCGTGGGAGGTGATCGAACGCCGCCTGCACTTGGCCGCCGAGGCCGACTTCGCCATGGCGTTCTACAACCCCCGCTCTGCCAGCCGCCCCGAAGGCTTCGCCCGCGCGCTGACCGTGCTGAACGAAGCCTGCGGCGACAACCGACCGATGATCTTCGCGCGCAATGTCTCCTTGCCCGACCAGACCATCCGCATCGTGCCGCTACCCGATACCACCCCGGACATGGCCGACATGCGCACGGTCGTATTGCTCGGATCATCCCGAACGCGGATCATCGAACGGGACGGCGCGCCTATCGTCTACACACCCCGGAGCATCTGA
- the cobN gene encoding cobaltochelatase subunit CobN, producing MHVIFRESHGLEETDTPTDLGQTPADLVVLSFSDSDLGAFAEGWRRGRDGLPTLRLANLSALRHPLSVDTYVEQTLAGAKGILIRLIGGAPYWSYGLQQVQALTRRHGVALAVLPADGRADETLDAASTLPVSTLRRLQHLCDTGGAVAAQAALQQMALASGLYAGPVRGQKALPMVGAWLPEHGPCCPVVTSDPKTAERTKGRVLLTFYRSWLVAADLEPIAALIEAFRARGFEALALFAPSLKAPDAAGWLRRQVAHWKPVAIVNATSFSGRGDDGTSPLDAAGCPVFQVALSTSTHTVWADAERGLSPADLAMHVVLPEMDGRLMAGVVSFKEPGARDDDLQFARFAHRPVPDRIEAVADRVSAWVTLRDRPVAQRRVGLVLSSYPGRDWNMAHAVGLDAVASASGILTDLAEAGYDLSDIPDLPARLAARDVAWPVADYEAALATLPGDLRADLLAAWGPPKTDPDVADGAFRFAAIPTGTSIVALQPERGDVAQKDDDYHDLSRTPRHAYVAFYLWLRTRADAIVHLGAHGTLEWLPGKAVAMSATCWPEALIGDRPVIYPFIVNDPGEAAQAKRRIGAVTLGHVPPPLKPSGTPERLAHLEALLDEFSNADGLDPKRRDRLQGDIRAEAQSLGVEDDLGLDAVSCSAEAIGRIDRFVCDVKEGQFGDGLHIWGHANAFDDGMGERHALLDALDGKWIAPGPSGSPYRGRTDVLPTGRNLFTVDARAVPTRSAYAQGQRLADELVRRHLQDEGDWPRTLVVDLWGSSTMRTAGEDFAMALALMGVQPVWDTGSERVSGIEVLPIAELDRPRVDVTLRISGLFRDTFPGLSRLHGQAVTALAARDEAPDWNPFVGTAGARVYGPAPGQFGLGLDSHDYGEAGRAAAGEAWLASSAWAHDGADPVRDSEGLRARVVAAEGFVHTQDLAETDLLLAGDYATHEGGFAAAQSVTGGAARLWHLDNTDPANPRTRDLKEEIARVVHARAANPDWIAGMMRHGFRGGAEIAATLEHMAAFAQLADAVASHLFDAYHDATLGQEVVVDFLQDENPQALQALRDRFAALHDAGLWQTRRNSILAELAR from the coding sequence ATGCATGTGATCTTCCGCGAAAGTCACGGGCTGGAGGAAACCGACACCCCGACCGATCTGGGCCAAACACCCGCCGATCTGGTGGTCCTGTCGTTCTCGGACTCCGACCTTGGCGCCTTCGCGGAAGGGTGGAGGCGAGGACGCGACGGCCTGCCGACCCTCCGCCTCGCGAACCTGTCCGCCCTGCGCCATCCGCTGTCCGTCGACACCTACGTCGAGCAAACGCTTGCAGGCGCGAAAGGCATCTTGATCCGTCTGATCGGCGGCGCGCCTTACTGGTCCTACGGACTTCAACAGGTGCAGGCCCTCACCCGCCGCCATGGCGTCGCGCTGGCCGTTCTGCCCGCTGACGGGCGCGCGGATGAAACGCTGGACGCCGCTTCTACCCTGCCCGTTTCAACCCTGCGCCGCCTGCAACATCTCTGCGACACCGGCGGCGCGGTGGCCGCACAAGCCGCGCTGCAGCAGATGGCGCTTGCGAGCGGTCTCTATGCGGGTCCGGTACGTGGGCAGAAGGCTCTGCCGATGGTGGGGGCGTGGCTCCCCGAACACGGTCCATGTTGCCCAGTGGTGACGTCGGACCCCAAGACTGCCGAACGAACCAAGGGGCGGGTGCTTCTAACCTTCTACCGCTCATGGCTTGTTGCCGCCGATCTGGAACCCATCGCCGCGCTGATCGAAGCGTTCCGCGCCCGGGGTTTCGAGGCTCTGGCCCTCTTCGCCCCATCGCTCAAAGCGCCGGACGCGGCTGGCTGGTTGCGGCGGCAGGTAGCACATTGGAAGCCGGTCGCTATCGTCAACGCCACGTCCTTCTCGGGTCGCGGAGATGATGGGACCTCTCCACTCGACGCCGCCGGATGCCCGGTGTTTCAGGTGGCACTGTCAACTTCTACACACACCGTCTGGGCAGATGCGGAACGGGGCTTATCGCCTGCGGACCTTGCGATGCATGTGGTCCTGCCGGAAATGGACGGACGCCTGATGGCCGGCGTCGTGTCCTTCAAGGAACCCGGTGCGCGCGATGACGACCTGCAGTTCGCCCGCTTCGCCCACCGCCCCGTGCCAGACCGAATCGAGGCCGTCGCCGACCGCGTCTCTGCCTGGGTCACACTGCGCGACCGACCAGTGGCCCAGCGCCGCGTCGGACTGGTTCTGTCCAGTTATCCGGGCCGCGACTGGAACATGGCGCATGCGGTGGGTTTGGATGCGGTAGCCTCCGCCAGCGGTATTCTGACCGACCTCGCAGAAGCGGGCTATGATCTGTCCGACATCCCGGACCTGCCCGCCCGCCTTGCCGCGCGCGACGTCGCGTGGCCTGTCGCCGACTACGAGGCCGCCCTCGCTACCTTGCCGGGAGATCTCCGCGCGGACCTACTCGCCGCGTGGGGACCGCCCAAGACCGACCCGGATGTAGCAGACGGCGCCTTCCGTTTCGCCGCGATCCCAACGGGCACCAGCATCGTCGCCCTGCAACCTGAACGCGGCGACGTCGCGCAAAAGGACGACGACTACCACGACCTGTCGCGCACCCCGCGCCATGCCTACGTCGCCTTTTACCTGTGGCTGCGCACCCGCGCCGACGCCATCGTGCATCTGGGCGCGCACGGCACGCTGGAATGGCTGCCGGGCAAGGCCGTCGCCATGTCTGCCACCTGCTGGCCAGAGGCGCTGATCGGCGATCGGCCCGTGATCTATCCCTTCATTGTCAACGATCCCGGAGAGGCCGCGCAAGCCAAGCGTCGCATCGGCGCGGTTACGCTGGGCCATGTTCCGCCGCCGTTGAAACCTTCTGGCACGCCGGAACGGCTGGCGCATCTGGAGGCGCTGCTGGACGAATTCTCCAACGCCGACGGACTGGACCCCAAACGCCGCGACCGCTTGCAGGGTGACATTCGGGCAGAGGCGCAATCGCTGGGCGTGGAAGACGACCTTGGCCTCGACGCCGTCAGCTGCAGCGCAGAGGCCATCGGGCGGATCGACCGGTTCGTCTGCGATGTGAAGGAAGGCCAGTTCGGCGACGGCTTGCACATTTGGGGCCACGCCAATGCGTTCGACGATGGCATGGGCGAACGGCATGCGCTGCTGGATGCGCTCGATGGCAAGTGGATCGCGCCGGGGCCGTCGGGCTCTCCCTATCGCGGGCGGACGGACGTGCTGCCGACGGGCCGCAACCTGTTCACCGTGGATGCCCGTGCGGTGCCGACACGCTCGGCCTACGCGCAGGGGCAACGTCTGGCAGACGAGTTGGTGCGCCGCCACTTGCAGGACGAAGGCGACTGGCCGCGCACGCTGGTGGTGGATCTTTGGGGAAGCTCGACCATGCGCACGGCGGGTGAAGATTTCGCCATGGCGCTGGCGCTGATGGGCGTGCAGCCCGTCTGGGATACGGGATCGGAACGGGTCAGCGGCATCGAAGTTCTGCCCATCGCAGAGCTGGATCGGCCCCGCGTGGACGTGACTTTGCGCATCTCCGGCTTGTTCCGCGACACGTTCCCCGGCCTGTCCCGTCTGCACGGTCAAGCGGTTACGGCACTGGCGGCACGAGACGAGGCCCCGGACTGGAACCCCTTCGTCGGCACGGCGGGCGCGCGGGTCTATGGCCCTGCGCCTGGACAGTTCGGGCTGGGTCTCGACTCGCACGATTACGGTGAGGCTGGCCGCGCTGCGGCTGGGGAGGCTTGGCTTGCCAGCAGCGCATGGGCGCACGACGGTGCCGACCCCGTGCGGGATTCCGAGGGCTTACGGGCCCGTGTCGTCGCCGCTGAAGGTTTCGTCCACACGCAAGATCTTGCTGAAACCGACCTTCTGCTGGCGGGCGACTACGCAACCCACGAAGGTGGGTTCGCCGCTGCGCAATCCGTGACGGGCGGCGCAGCGCGGCTATGGCATCTGGATAACACCGATCCTGCGAACCCCCGCACCCGCGACCTGAAGGAAGAGATCGCCCGCGTGGTTCACGCCCGCGCCGCCAATCCCGACTGGATCGCGGGTATGATGCGGCATGGCTTCCGGGGCGGTGCCGAAATCGCGGCGACGCTGGAGCACATGGCCGCTTTCGCGCAACTGGCCGATGCCGTGGCATCGCATCTGTTTGATGCTTACCACGATGCGACGCTTGGGCAGGAGGTTGTCGTGGACTTCCTTCAGGATGAGAATCCGCAGGCATTGCAGGCGCTGCGCGATCGGTTCGCGGCCTTGCACGACGCTGGCCTGTGGCAGACGCGGCGCAATTCAATTCTGGCAGAGCTGGCGCGATGA